Genomic segment of Paenibacillus sp. FSL R5-0623:
TGCCAAAAGTCTTAGTGAGAAAGCTCATCTGCACATTTGGGATGAACCACTAAACTTTGTAGATGTTATTTCACGTATGCAGATCGAAGACTTACTCTTGGAATACTCGCCAACCCTGCTTTTTGTAGAGCATGATCGTGAATTTTGTACAAATATCGCAACGAGAATCATCGAACTGTAAGTAACGGGAAAGATAAACCATGCTAAGAGCCGCCAAATGGCGGCTTTTAGTATTACTAGTGAGGAAATATGCTATAATTTTATAATCTCATCCAATCATATGATGGATGATCAGATCAATTGTAGACTAATTCGCCAAGAGGTGTAATACAATGAAAAAAGAAATGACTACAATCAAACAAACCAGGCTGCATTCCATTCTGGATGAGGCCACCAAGTTGCTGATTGAAAAACCGAATGCTTCCATGAATGAAATTGCAGAATCTGCAAAAATCGGGATCGCTACGTTACATCGATACGTGGAAAGTCGCGAACAGCTTATGGTATATCTCGGATTACGTGCAATCGAGGTGGTCAGTGAGACCATGAAAGAAATCCAACTGGATGAGGAGCACTGTGAAAAGTACATACCCGAGCTGATCGAGGCGCTGATTCCATTAGGCGACAAAATTTATTTTCTGGCTCATGACACCACCATTAACTATAATCCCGAGATTGAAGGAGCAGATCTGAAACTAAGAGAACCGGTACTCCATGCGGTCGGTCTGTTACAACAGAAAGGTTATTTCCGCTCCGATCTCGATAAAACCTGGATTGTCGATGTGCTGTATTCCATCATGTTCCTGACGTGGCAGCAGGTTGTAAGTGGTCATATCGCGAGAAAAGCAGCCCCTGCGCTTGTGGTGGATACGTTTTATCATGGATTTAAGCAGAGGTGAAAATAGGGGTGAGACTAACTCAACAGCATCAGCTCGTTACTCAATGACCAAATGATTTCATAAAGTCGCTAATTTAGCGGCTTTTTTTGCTTGTTTACATGTATAAGACCTGTTCAAGCAGAGATATTGAACTAATCTATTCTAGGTATCCGAGAATTTAGCAAAACCAACTATAAACAAAATGAACGATTACATAACATTATTTGTCTTATTAATGAAAACACGGCAAAGGGGGGATAGAATGACTGACAGAGAAATTTTTGAATTGTACAAAGAGCAAGTTTATTACTTCTGTTATTATCTGATGAAGAATCAAGCAGATGCCGAGGACATTTGCCAAGAAGTATTTGTCAAAGTTATTTTGGCTGACAGAACTAAGGTAAGGAACATGAAATCATGGATATTGCGGATTGCTTCAAATGAGTGTCATAGCGTTATGAGAAGACGGAAATCTGGATGGTTGAAAGAAGTTCGGCATTATTTGTTGTCCAAATCCCAGAGTTATAACCCTGTGGAAGAGGGTGTGTATCATAGGGAAACAAAAGAAGAGCTACAAGGATTATATAGTGGGCTTCCTGACAAGATTAGGATGGTTGTTGTCCTTCGATTTATCAATGATTTGACTATACCTGAGATCTCTAAAGTTATGAACATACCTGAAGGGACTGCAAAATCCAGATTAAACAAAGGATTAAAACTGCTCAATAAAATGGTTGAACCTCAACTAAAGGAGCTGAGTAATAATGAATCAGTATTCTAATAAGGAAAAAAATATATCTCATCCGGATTATGACTTAATGTGGACAACCATTGAAAAAGAAGCACATAAACGACGAGTCAATCTGAATTCTTCACAAAAGCCTGCTGGATATCGAGCTAAAGCAATTCCTATAAGCATCATTTTTACTTTTTTCTTACTTGTTGCTATTCCTGTATTCGCCAGTATGACGATTGATTGGGATCGAATCGGAGGCCGGGGCGTTGCAAGTGCAATAAATAATGGTATCGGTCAGCAATATGATCTTCAGTCCGCTAATTCAGGTGTGACAATGAATTTAAGCGGTGTTGTAACAGATGGAGAAAAAATGAAGATGCTCATATCTCTGGACACATCAATCGATCTTTCTCCATATAGTGGATTTGCGACTGAGGAAAATACTATAATAGGAGGATCCGATGCGAGAGCGAACGTATATGGTTATTTGGGGCACGATCCTGATAGTCAGAAACTCATTGGGATCTATGAAACAGCTGATACTTTAAAAGGTGGTACCAAAGAGTTTACATTCGAAGCAAAGAATCTTATCCTTTATCGGGATAGGGATATTTTCCTGAAATCTAATCAACATACTGGAGAATCAATGGTTACTGGTGTTTCACAGTTTCCGGCGATTCATATTGAATCGGTTAGACATGCAGATAATCAAACGGTCATCCGTTATAAAGTCGAGGTAGCAGCATCAGATTTGGAAAGCGTCAATCCTCACTTGAGAGTTCATACCGGGGCCCAGGTTGTAGATGCTATTCCGACCATCTTGCCTAACGAAGAAAAAGGATTGTTGATTGAACAGGTATTTGATATATCGGAAGCGGATTGGGCGAATGCGAACCTTCATTTCAATTATGTTGAAGCAGCAAAACGATTGACAGGTACTTGGAAATTCGAATTTGTCGCAAATGGGAAAAAAGCAAGTGAGGCGATATATACGAAAAAACTGTATACCAATCCTGAATTCCAAGCAAAAACCGGTGTTACTTTAGATCAACTTGTGATTACTCCATTGAATCTTCAGATTTTAATTGATGAAGAAGGTTCATATACAGAAGGTATTGTTCAATATAAATCGATTCAGATGATTATAGATGATAAAACAATCACAGGGGTGCAAACCACGAAAGGGGGGCGTTCTGAAAATAATCAGCAATTGTTTCATTTTGAATCTCCTGAGTGGTATCAAAACTGGTCTGATGTTCCAATGAAACTCATCTTAAAAGATGCCATTGTTCAGAAACGAGATACAACTAAAAACTGGATTCATTTAAATGAACCCAAGAAACAAAAGCAATACACCAAACTCATTGTCGATGGACTTGAAATACAATTCTCTTATTATAGGGATGGGGAGAAATTAATTGTAGAGTCATATTCCCAAACGCCTAGTTTCAGAGGTATTAACCAAACAATGCTTCGGATCAATGGCAAAGAAGTCGTTCCTGAAATTAACCCCCAAGGGATGACACCTGTAAAAATTCATATAGACACCTACAAAGATATTCCATTTGATGGACATATTGAACTGAATCCGGGCATCTATAAATACAGCGATCCGGACAAAAATGTAGATATTCAACTGTAGATAAAGTAATTCATAATTTGAGCTTGATGAACAATTTAACACCTTCAGAGAGAATCCGTTACATGAGGAACGGAGACTCTCTGAGGGTGTTTTTTTTGCGTTCACAACAGCGTTTCTCAGTGCGCAAGCTGCAAAGACTTGATTTTCTCACATATTCAAATATTAATAGAGTTCAGAATTTAAGATTTTCAGTTTACAAAAAATGATATAAATTTCTAGTAGATTCAAATCATTACCAAATAAAGACAAAATATTCAAACGAGGAGGCCGGACAGAACTACCTGCAATTGTGAAGTTAAAAATCAGCTTATGTACTCATTCCATCAACCCAAATCAGGAGGGATTCCATGCTTTACACCATTATTGTGCCAGTCAACCAGGACTATAACATTTTGAACTTGTTCACAGATTCGCTACTCCGGACGGTAAGCCCATCCACTCAGATTATTTTCATCAACGATGGTTCCGGCTCAGCAGTCTTTCAACATCTGGATAAACTGAAGCAAGAAGTAAGAGAAGGTGTGACCATCGAGATTCTTCAGCATGATTTTCCACTCGGTTGCGCCGTGTCGATTAATAGCGCACTGAGTCTTGCCAAGGGAGAGTACATTTTCTTCCTGGATTCTGACACCATTCTTCAACCGAACTGGCAACCGATGATGAAAGAGACGCTGGATAGCGATATTACGATTGGCATGATTGGAGGGGTTCTGTTGTATCCGCAAACAGGAGGCGTGCAGCATTGCGGCATTGCTTTTGCGGACACCATCGGCCGACACCTGTTCCTGAACGCATCTCCTGATGATATCCCAAAAGAAACCTTCTCTGTTCAACTGGTGGTATTTGCCATGTTTGGCATGAAGCGGGAGGTGTACGAAACCATCGGCAACCTCGATGAGAAGTTCTTTAACGGATACGAGGACTTTGATTATCAGATGCGGGCACGAGCTGCCGGATACGATACAGTCATTAATCCGAATATTCAAGCATATCACTGGGAACGCAGCAGCGGCATTCACCGCAACTTCAACCGGAAGAACAATCTGGCACGATTCTGGAAAAAGTGGGGCGGTCAAATCGAGGCTGATGTGTGGCCATTCGTTTTCAGTCATCTGAAAGCACAGCTGGAAAGCCAAGAGGAATACCAGCATCTGCCGATTGTCGGGATTGACCTTGCCGAGGTTCGTAGTGATGCCGATACATTCTGGACCAAGTTGGAGG
This window contains:
- a CDS encoding helix-turn-helix domain-containing protein, with translation MKKEMTTIKQTRLHSILDEATKLLIEKPNASMNEIAESAKIGIATLHRYVESREQLMVYLGLRAIEVVSETMKEIQLDEEHCEKYIPELIEALIPLGDKIYFLAHDTTINYNPEIEGADLKLREPVLHAVGLLQQKGYFRSDLDKTWIVDVLYSIMFLTWQQVVSGHIARKAAPALVVDTFYHGFKQR
- a CDS encoding RNA polymerase sigma factor — translated: MTDREIFELYKEQVYYFCYYLMKNQADAEDICQEVFVKVILADRTKVRNMKSWILRIASNECHSVMRRRKSGWLKEVRHYLLSKSQSYNPVEEGVYHRETKEELQGLYSGLPDKIRMVVVLRFINDLTIPEISKVMNIPEGTAKSRLNKGLKLLNKMVEPQLKELSNNESVF
- a CDS encoding DUF4179 domain-containing protein — encoded protein: MNQYSNKEKNISHPDYDLMWTTIEKEAHKRRVNLNSSQKPAGYRAKAIPISIIFTFFLLVAIPVFASMTIDWDRIGGRGVASAINNGIGQQYDLQSANSGVTMNLSGVVTDGEKMKMLISLDTSIDLSPYSGFATEENTIIGGSDARANVYGYLGHDPDSQKLIGIYETADTLKGGTKEFTFEAKNLILYRDRDIFLKSNQHTGESMVTGVSQFPAIHIESVRHADNQTVIRYKVEVAASDLESVNPHLRVHTGAQVVDAIPTILPNEEKGLLIEQVFDISEADWANANLHFNYVEAAKRLTGTWKFEFVANGKKASEAIYTKKLYTNPEFQAKTGVTLDQLVITPLNLQILIDEEGSYTEGIVQYKSIQMIIDDKTITGVQTTKGGRSENNQQLFHFESPEWYQNWSDVPMKLILKDAIVQKRDTTKNWIHLNEPKKQKQYTKLIVDGLEIQFSYYRDGEKLIVESYSQTPSFRGINQTMLRINGKEVVPEINPQGMTPVKIHIDTYKDIPFDGHIELNPGIYKYSDPDKNVDIQL
- a CDS encoding glycosyltransferase; amino-acid sequence: MLYTIIVPVNQDYNILNLFTDSLLRTVSPSTQIIFINDGSGSAVFQHLDKLKQEVREGVTIEILQHDFPLGCAVSINSALSLAKGEYIFFLDSDTILQPNWQPMMKETLDSDITIGMIGGVLLYPQTGGVQHCGIAFADTIGRHLFLNASPDDIPKETFSVQLVVFAMFGMKREVYETIGNLDEKFFNGYEDFDYQMRARAAGYDTVINPNIQAYHWERSSGIHRNFNRKNNLARFWKKWGGQIEADVWPFVFSHLKAQLESQEEYQHLPIVGIDLAEVRSDADTFWTKLEEAEFANVAEVRDYSNRFNSNGAIWLPQVLGKELIHSENRLLFLVDNFARLLENRYWIEMRHAHRAKDLIIDLYGNVITMDRIYDGCWPGTKVR